The DNA region TTAGAAGTTCCTCTCTGTGCCTGactgatagagcatcaacctggggtgttgagaacccagattcgaaaccccgaggtcactggttttagtgcaggctcaccagcttgagtgcaggtttgctggcttgagcaaggggtcactggcttgatttgAGCCCGCCAGTcaaaacatatgagaagcaactaaagGGACGCaactgagttgatgtttctcatctctctcccttcctgcttctctttctctctctctcaaaaaaaattctttgtctgttgtcattttctttcttccatgagttcagtaaatgtttttcttcaataaatataattaaatgattCCACTGAGTTTTGCCTTTGCTGTGAGAATACAgagaaagtggcccctactccagagcctaatccttcaGCCACTACTAGATActtcaattctatttctccccagaaaggtaagcagcaggttcagattgggtggggctgACATTCCCcactgcagaagttctttcagctggggagTTCCTGGTCTTAGGAACAAAGATTGATCAAGACTTTTACTGGGGCTGATTTTTTTGTGCCCCCATAATGTGACTAAGCCCTTCAACCAGTCCCAGcaataggctccaaggaactcacactttgaatgtctctGCTCTAAGTCTCTCTCCCCCTTGCGGATcttagcccagcagggcaggatatccaggacTTGGGCCAGCTGACTCTGAAGCTTTACTTCACTCAATGCATATGGGTTGATATGCTGATGTGGACCACAGAAAGaagaattcacctcagctgggtgTGATGCCTAATGTTCTCTCCTTTTGGATACACTGCTAGTAAGGGTAGTTGGGTTCTGCTTCTATGTTCTCTATAGCTGGCCAGTGGATGTGTTGTTTCTGGCCTTTTAGGAGAGAACCAGGTGCCGACCAGTGCAAAGAACTGCCTGTGACTAGCCATCAGTAACttttttggagctataagcaaaccAGAGTTTTTGACTGCTTCGCTTGGGCGTAGGTTCACATAGGAAGACcgagctgcacacctaggctggcttttatcatCCCCAGGCCTGAGGGAAAGTCGTGGTTCCCTCAGATCCACCTGCTactgcctctgtctgctgactGTTTGTTGggctcaggcactgaaaaaacctctggtagagacTACAGCCTGAGTAAATTGAGGAATTAAGAAAGTTGGTGGGTATGGTGCCCACCCCTCGGccccaggtatcagtctgtcctgaattttttcaCTGACCTCAGTAGAGTAAGGCCACTAGGAGTCCAGTAGGGGTGACCTCTGAAACCCTGAAATTTGTTCTGCTCACTGTCCGGACAGTTTCTATTGAATCtcctgtgaggcagaagcaccagtcatattgtAGTAAGgtacaaaaagctgcaaaattaatattgatattttaggaggaaagatcaggcttttctgtcccatccttctttggggaggggagggagaagaatgtacaagtttctagcttgcaagaacaataagtcacttagttttaaatctaaactaaatgttaactgagaaacttcttctctttcaatgggagacagaatttacataccaccctacattgattgtatttcctccccccttcctggaatcctgagagtaacatacctctaggcaaaggagggaagatgaaccctgaacgattgtaaatatttctgattgtgtgttaccttgaaagtcttaatatttTTGTGCATCCCccaaacaaatgttgtaagcttgtgccatgaggtcatgctctccccagcccgtgtgtgatcaagggtatataaccagcccccgAGATGTATTTGgcgcatgatttgggtctgcaaaagcccgtgtcagccatatgcagccagcatatttaataaatctcctcctttgataaaacccttcaaaactcatctggacttggtgtctctacgtaaacccacagaagtgaggtatggtacttttcagcatctggggtacgcTACTTTACAACAGTATTCTCTGGAGAGGGTGAAgaaaagctctggcctcagcacCGGAAAACTAAGTCACTTCAGGTGCCCTGCTTCTTGCCCAGTGCTGGTTACTTCTCAGCAGGGTCCAATCTCCGTAGGGCAGAGCAAGAGAGAATCCCGAGGGTGGGCacttgctttcccccaggctgatgccacgtggaggggactgctccacccaataAAGATAGTGACTAcaatattggagaatgattcagcacaggggttctggtgaccATTCCCCACCGCATCCCTCCCTGGGATGCCAATTTCACACTCTCTTCACGTGTCTGTAGTTCTCTCAGCCCTCTCTCTGCTGGAGctcaggtgttgggcagataaaatatattatgctcactttgttagagatggcgccgcccacgtggaagcctgttgcccaggtgataatattagttgcccttcttgcttgggatgggagtgattatgttaatatgtgttgggggagggcttttgcgccaaagggttttaaaaggagagatcatgttgtttggggaaagagtgattatgttctaggaagagcccatgctgtaggagagcagagaaaggccacgtggaggaggccaggagaagcagccaagatggcggagtgctgaggaggaagccagtttgtgcagagagaaggagatggggaacagaggtgaatgagactggtgaggttagaaacccttgattctaggaaactcggataagctagtggctttgggagccctgaatggaaagggaagtgttttcccactgtgtgtatttcttgccagcTGGGTGCAAGcgaggattaaagctaatggcccaccacttcTGGGCTCCAtggtttcattatcgtctgtctgaatctaatgcaaacctgcatgggccaggcgtctgtgatggtggccgtggctactggctttgcaCCAGGGTAAAAGtgtctgtgaatgagattttctgtattGGCCTTTTCAGAGGGTGCCTACATCTATTAGAAgaacttctgtctctttctcccagacagaaacaCCAGCTCTTTTCCCTGCCAAATGTTATGTGGGTACCTCATCTAgactctggtgctctaggctgggctCCCGACCTGGGACTTAGAACCCATACCACTCAGGGAAAACCTGCCTGCAACACAGAGTCCCTCAGCTGCCACTTTCTCCTGGGAGCGAAGGCAGCACTTTTCGAATGTCTGCCTGctctcaatgtggcttctgtgactccttggtatggactcttcttcatttagtcctaaGTTGTGTTTTTAGGATGATCGTCCTTAAACTTAGTTATAGAAGGAGGAGAAATCAGAAGAATTCAGAGGAGAGGGGGGCTTACAATGTCTGGGATCTTATGCTCTaggctgtgacctcagtgttcaggactgagggaacaagggcagacagaaaagtttaaaaaaggacAACGTGCAGGCCAGTGCACAACTGATAACGTGTCTAACTATggatcagaaaaataacaaaccatgggtgtggactttacttgttatcagttccttaaAATGAACTTGCAGCTCTAGCAAAAAGAATGAGTATTAGGATTATCAAGGAAGgaccctcccacctcctctctcctccccctccctaagacacaaaagtcacataggcctgcaaacaaagaagtcattgaaatcaggcatttgtcatgtgaaagctaaagctataaaaatatataagatgtaagaagtCTAACTTCAGGGAGCACCTGTTTTGTTGCCTCTTTGAGGGTCACGCTGCTCCACGCTCcactggctaaataaatcctacttccttcatcatttgtctgggcgtttttgtcctcctttgattcctgcaatattaTAACTCCCTTTTCCCAGTTTCCAGATCCCGGTCCACTTAACTCCTCGAGCAGTCTGGAAGGACTTACCAGTCTGCACTTTACACTATTGGAACTTGTCAGCGCTGGTCGATGAATATGTCAAAAGATAAAGTTTGcttgctgttgggcaaataagttgtaaaagttgtgttatttggttttgctcactttgattgttaaagatggcactgcccacttgAATAGCTGTCACCTAAatgataatattatttattaccttcctgcttgggaaggggtttaattatgctaatgtgtgctgggggagtgtaaagccagtagccatggccaccatcacagccacctggcccgtggaggttcacatttgattcagacagacggtaataaaacaatggagccaagaagtggtgggccatcatctttatcctagcttgcacccggcaggcaagaaatacacacagtgggaaaacatttccctttccattcagggcttccaaagccactgacttatccgagttccctagaatcaaagttttctacctcgcCAGCCTTATTCGCCTCTGTTCCGCAactcttctccctgcacaaactctgcacaaactggcttctccttcagcactccgccatcttgatgcttctcctctcctccacgtggcctttctctgctcttctttctctgctctctcctctaatgtgaatcccaggaaccaagagagacagcaagctcccggtctgccccattttatagtgtagaaatcaaaacctttaatccaatatacaaacaaggaagtctctgatacaaagtcacttagggtataacaacaaccctgcctgcttacagcctgtcccccacacccaattcaAGTATAAGCgacaaacctatatatcatatttacaaacttatttgaccaacagggaagGATTGTCCTGCCAAAAGGCTTTACAAGAAGGAGCAGCTAGGAGGCCATTTAGAAGAGgaggagaccacattgttgcaggGCAGGGAGTCCACATTGTTGCAAAGGAGAGGCAGCTAAGATGTCAGAGTccagaaggagaagccagtttgtgcagagagaaggagatggggaacagaggtgaataaggctggtggggcctttgattctaggaaaacacGAATGTGtccgtagctttgtgagcactgaatgaatgggttttggtggcCAGTGTGTTTTTTACTCGTTGGCCGGTATGAGTCTAAAAtaaaaggttatggcccaccagttcttggttctgcagtttcattactgtctgtctgaatcaaatgcaaacctgcacgagccaggcggctgtgacggtggccgtggctactggctttacacttgccATAAGACAAATTACTGCTCTTGAGGGAGCACCGTTCCAGAACAAAGAGCTTGTTTTCCTTCTCATTTATGCTAAGAAGATGGGTTCCTCACAGTCAGCTTGGACTGCTAGGTCCACAGCAGCTGGACTCTTTATACAGTGACTCTAGTTGTCTTCCACGTGGTGAGAGACAGCTATATGTAGAGGATCCAGTCACTGTCACTGAAGAAGGCAGCCAGACAACCTGTCTGTTTCAGGAAACCATTTGGCCATTGTAAAAGCGCTACTCTCATAAATAGAATCTCACAGAAACTAGGAGTCAATGACATCGCACAGGCTAACCAAGAGTTTATGGCATAGTGAGACTTCATTCTCTCACATGTGGGCTACATGCAGATGACCCATTCACTTGGTCTGGTTTGCACTCTGCTTTTCCAAGAACCATCTGATGGTAGTGATGATATATACGAAATAATTCTGTCATTGGTCTCACCTCTTAGGGCTGGTTTCCCCCAAATATACATTAGCAAGAAAAACTCAGAAATTATCTTAGGAAGGAATTCAATCATTTTCACGAGTGTATCACAACAAGAATGAGCAGCCCATATCACGGTCCTATAAAATGcatgtcagatttttaaaatatggcttaATACCTGTTACCAGTGTGtgtcttgcctgacctggtggtggcgccaaggatagatcatcggactgggacatataggacccaggttggaaactctgaggtcaccggcttgagggtAGGCTCATCCGCTTGTGTGCGAGCTCACCAgctgagcgcggggtcactggcttgagtgtgggatcatagacataaccccgtggtcactggcttgagtgtgagatcatagacataactccatggtcactggcttaagcccaaaggttgctggcttgaagcccaaggtcgctggcttgagcaagaggtcactcactctgctcaaggcacatatgagaaaacaatcaatgaacaactaaggtgccacaagtaagacttaatgcttctcatctctcttctttcctgtctgtctgtccctatttgtccctctctctgtcacaaaaaatgtgtgtgtgttttatattaaaatacaaactATAGACAgtcaaaaatttttatgaaaatgtctGGACAGTTATACATCTgagcaagaagaagaaagtaCACTGTTGGCAGTATTTTCAGAAATTAGTTTATGAAGGGTTTGGGAGCAAGAAATGATGATGACCGTGCCACCCACAAATGCCAGAGATGGATCCAAAACAAATCTAGCATGTTTCCAAATGTCCAGAATGTCTTTATGTGCCACAGAGAGTGGAGGGATCTgggttttttaataaagattcaCATGAGAGGTCTCTCTGCTAAGCTGTGGGTGTAGGGGGAGACTTACTTAGCCCTGCTCCTGACTGCCGAtctctttctgattttctttaagatatttttatcaaATAGTTCTTTTTCCCGGTAATGCACAGGGGGCCCTCGCAAGTACTTTTCTTCTGCCTTGCTGTAGTCTAACCCATCAAGTGCAGCAATTGAGCAAATCATGGCTTCTGGCAGAAGGACTTCCAGAACAAAACTCACTTTGTCGTCTCTTGTCAGAGTCAGCCTGTTCTTGTCTATTTGCTTGTAGATCTCTTGTAAATGCCTTACTACGACATTCAACTGATCGTCATCCTCCAGGTATGTTTCAACGCAGATCACATACATGCTTGAGTTCAGAAATGATACCAGCCACTTGGACTGTTTCCTGCCTTTGACGATATCCAGAAGATGGTGGTCAGCCCCCTTTCTCTTCACGATGAAGTCCACGAGCTTCTGGTTCTCTCGGGCCCAAGCGGCCTTCATCCGGTCAGGGAGAATTTTCTTGCAGGGCCTCCTCCCATCCGGGGAGCTCTCCTCCTCAGAATCTTCCAGCTCGGTGTAATTCACCTTTGGGAAGTCAACCTCCAGAAACCCCTCTTGGATGGCTTTCCTAATTGGGTAGCTGATGTCAGCAGCATAGTAGTCCAGGAAAGAGCCCACGAAAGACCCACAACCGAGCCCTTCTCTGTAGTGGGAAATCAGGGAAAAGCACCAGTTCACACTCTGCTTGTACAGTTTCCTGCCTCTGTTcattagtttctctttctctttacaatCCAGATGTTTTAATCTCCGAAGAGGCACTTGAATGCCACTCTTTTCACGGTGCATGTTTGCCTCAATCAATAGCACCCTTGCAGTCTGCTCCGTGTGGCTGACACTTTTGACTACTGATGGCCAAAACGGGTAATTTTGAAACTTAAACCAGACTATCGTTCCTCTTTCTATGGGACACGGCTCTTGTGGGAAAGCCACACTTGTCAGTTGTCCCGCAACATTGGCGACATCTTTCCTAATAATGGTGGCGGGGTCAATAGGCGTTAATCTAACTACGGGTTGAAGTTTTTGCCATTCTTTCTGAAACTCTGGTGCCCACTGCTTCCTCACTTTGCTTGTCAAATCGAGTGAATAATGCGGCTTCAGGTAAGGGGCATTAGAGGATGTTGCTGCACCTCCCGTGCCTGGCTTCCAGGCACCCTCTCCAGGGTTCTCACTGTTCCTGGTGAAGGCAGAGAACTCAGACGAGACAGCCAGGGTTTTCGGGAAGGTGTCGCGTGGTGAATTTCCTTTCAGAGCCCTGGGCAGAGTGTCCATGAAACCGGGTGGCAGAGATAGAGGGATGCCTCCACCTTCAGCAACTGCAATATCCCTCTTGACTGTACAGTGCCAAGACATAGCTCTTGAGGTGCATGTATTTTCCGTCTTTTCCTTGCTCTCTTCTTCATGATCATTTTCTGAAAGTGACGGGAAGTTTGAGCACATGCTGGACTTCTGTGAGGGCTGTACTTGTGCTTCCCTTGGGACAGGAGCGAAGGATGTATGCACCTGTGATTTGTCACCGTTGGGAACATCCTCACCCTCCGAACCTACCAACAGTGATTTGGGGTCTTTCCTTTTCCCAAAACTTCTCGGTGAGTTCCCTTTGGGCTTCTGATCCTGTTTCTGAGGTTGCTTTTGCGGTCCCTTTTGAGACACTGTGGTGGTCTCTGGGTCATCTGACGCTCTTGTGGGACCCAAGTTTGCTCTCTCTTTCAGAATGTCGAGTGCCAACGTTAGAGCCCTTCTGTAGACCACTCCCTCTCCTGGTGGGATGCTGGTCTTAGACTGGGTCACTCTCGAGGAGGCAATGGACTCGATTTGAGACTCATCTAGGACTGCTACGGCTCTgcttttcactttaatttttttacctaCTGAGAGTATTTGAACTTGTAGAGAATATGGCTTAATTTTTGGTGAGGTTCTGGATTTGGACAAGACTTTTGCTGGCCAAATGAGGCCTTTCCAGTTGCATAAGACATGCTCGGGTTCCATTATGATTGGACTTAGGAGTTGAGAGGTAATTAATTAACAGAGGTTGAGGGGTCTGGCTGTCATACCTGCTACTACAACAGGTCTCCCCGAAAACAATGTTCGTCACCACATCTCTTTGCCTAGGATTACAGAAGGTTTACCACTTGTGTGGCCTGTCCTTCTCCACTTGAATCGCTCAGAAATGGTAGAAATTGTGTTTCGACAGACGATAGTGGAGAATACTGGaatatagaaaaggaaaagacaaaaagaatcaGAAAGCATTCCTTTTGTGGAGGTAGAAGAATGTTGGTCAGTGAGAATTGATAAGATAAATATAAAGAGTGTGTAACAGGCTGCAGGGGAGCATGATATGAAGcaactattttagaaaaattgcGGAAGATACCAGAAGAGTTTTACAGCCCTCTGAACCCAACTCCATGCCTTATTTGTTACTACTGAATATTAAACAGCACCTGTGCTGGGAGGTGGGTGGCATGTCCGGGATCTCGTTTGTGCTATTGGACGTCCCGGGCCTTTTGTGCTCCTCAGGGCTCACACTACATGAATGCTTCAGTGTTTCTTTTCTGGGATGCTAGTGCCACCCTGTGCACCCAAGGAAGCCAGAGATGATCTCCGACCTACAGACACTGAGTGTCAGCCCAATATCATGTTTGAGAGTATGAATTTAGAACTCAGAAGTTCATAAAGCTCGTATGGTGGTTAGAATTATTACCCATCTTAAGGATTGCTGCAGGCACAGGCCATAGGCTGGGATTTGTACctacctcttcctttctctgtggtgGTTTAAATGTCTTCCCCCATTACCCAGCACCACGTCAGTGTGAAGTAGTGACTGTAGAGTGAGGAGCAAAGTGAAACACACCCCAAAATGTcaacacaaaataaatgattGCAAATGAAATGTGCAGTAAAGTGGGAAAGTCTTACCAAACACCAGGTGGACGGTCCAGGTGTGGCTCTGTGGGCAGGTCTGAAGTGCACTGTTCTTCCTTGGATCAAATGGCACCAAATGTTGATACCCAGGACCTGTATGCCCTTATGCTAATCTAGAAAATCCAAAACAGATAGAAAATTAAGCCAACAAAATGGAGATTGATTCATCATTTTCCCTTCCCCAACTCTGGAATGCATGCCATCCTTAAACAGAACTGTTTGTTAAATCTTATGAATAATGTAAATgccatgtttcttttcttccttcttttgcatttcaaaatatttccatctTAAGATACTTAGTTTATGCTAGTCCCTGCTATTCCACAACAGTGGGAACTACTGCTTTCATGGCAGGCTACATCTGTCTTGACCACACGGATTATTTCAGAgtagcagtgtgtgtgtgagtgtgtgtgtgtatgtgtgcatgcgtgtgtatgTATGACAGAAACATGGGGTCTGTAATGTTAGTGTGTGTGCTGTTTGGTGCACTTAAAGAAATGTTACATGGGCTTGTTGAGAATATAGAATGTGTAGAGTGATATATGATGCAGGAGATGATACATGATAGATGCTCGCTCTCAATATGATGAAGAATGGGCTTCCCACATATTTCCTGTGCATCCTTATTCACATACCTGCACATTTGACGTAAGACTGCATTTCTTCACTCAAGCGCACCACTAAGCGCCATTTCATggaatgcttattttatttcatttttgtgaattGCTTGACAATGTGGtcctttcaacatttaaaaacttaaagtaaATTTCAGGCATTGACTTGTGTGGAATGCAGATGCAACCATGCTCTCAATTTTCCCACCCAGAAATACCATGTCCATAGGTTCTACTTTTCTGTATACGTTGTACGGATATACACTATAATTCACTTACAGGTTTTAGTGCATCCATTACCAGTCTCAAATCATGTGCTTCATAAgatgaaatattattttggtGATAAGTGCCTGCATGCACAGCTTTGTTCACACATACTCATGGATATAACATGAACTATACACCATGACTACATTTACATATAATAGACATAACTTGCACAGCCTTTGTCTTGGACCACAGTGAATGATCATCCAGGTTTCAGGTTCTCCGTCTTAGAGAACTCAGTGTATCGGCTCTCAGAACACAGGTGTCATGTGACGACACAGacaaagaggggaaggagagacggTGACTCAGCCACTGCAGTCTCCCTGCAGGAAGACCTGCCAGCCCATCGTCACACAAACCAAGAGTGCCTGAGTCACCTCAACCCCACCCAGAAAACAGTCTACATCTCaagacacatgtacacacacacacacacacacatacacacacactcacatacactcaGAGTGAAATTAGAGACACAGATGCCTGATATTGATGCATATAATCCATGCTTTCtgcctctacacacacacatacgtgtTTTTGCTTCTAGCAAAGATGTTATTTCCAGCTCCTTTtagttccttattttaaaaacacacatggaaaatctaaaatgatttttcaaattaGAAAGTAGGAAAAATACTAAGCATCAGTAACCTAATCCAATACCCAGTAATGCTTATTGCAAATATTTACTGCACAGACTCTGTTTACGCTAATACTCTATTACCTATAAAACAAACTTTtcagccctggacagatagctcagttagttagagcatcgtcccgatttGACAAGGTTGAGGacttgatcctcggtcagggcatatacaagaatcaaccaataaatgcataaataagtggaacaacaaatcgatgtttctctctttccctctccctcccattttctttctcaaaccaatgaacaaaaatttaaaaatgaattagaaacagttttttaaagttgtatAAACTCTTTGAGTCTTCTCTCGTGTTCACATTTGTGTATATCTTTACAAGTATCAGACACTTTAAAAGATCACTTTCACGAGacaaccaaaatatcaactgcAGTTTTTTTTCCAAACACTAAAGCAATACATCCTTAAGCGAGACAATAAGAAGGAAAGGATGTtgaatgaaaacaataaattctCCTACTTATTGTCACATGCTTTGGTCTATGGTCCAAACATCTTGCATTAAGGATTGGTACATAATCCTgtagatcattttctttttatactttttactaATAGGAGTAcaaccctcttccttccttctaaaGATGTGTACAGGTAGGTGGAAAGTTACATGATGGATACATATTAGATAATagaataatatgtaaatatcaATGCTCTTTTGCACATCAGGCACAATGTGTTAAAACCAGAGCATCAAAGAACTACAAACATTTAAAGTAACCCCAAATTCTCAGGGAACTTGTATATGAAAATGCATTCAATGCTTTAGTTTACAATCCAATCAAACGTGCCTGAGAGAGAGATTACACAGAAGGAAACAGTAGTTGGGCACGATAAATAGCAACTTCACAATCTCTAACTTTATAGTCAATTTCAAACCATCAGGAAACAGATTTCTCAAATGGACCAGGTTTGATATTTCAGGTCCTGGTATAACTTTTGTTCTATTTCACACACTCTTTGGTTGATGTGACATCAAAAAAGTTGATGACATAGAACTTTTACTTCCCCAATCAACAGCCATGATTTTTTGAAGAATTATTTGGAGGCTCTCTATTCTTTCACTCCTTTCCCTAGGGGAAGCTGTAATCCCTTCCAAAGAAAGGTGAGAAAAAATGCCCTGCGAATGTTGTCTCCAAATATGAAGGCTTTTCTTGAGGTAAGCCCCAGTACTACTCCCCAGAGGCAGAAATTGTCTCATTGTCACCCAAATGGTCCATCCCTACAATTACTAGCTGTTTAGTGGTGCTTCTTTGAAACTGTAGGTTTTGCGATTTTAACTGTCTCCAAAGCATGCATTTCCACAAAAAGATGAGTTGGGAGTTCTCTTTGTTATTATCAAGGTATACTTTATAAACTTCCTGTtatgagaaaaatacaattttgccTATCTTTGCATCTCACTGTTGCCAGATGAATTCAGCATAAACTTACACAtaactttttaaagcttttaggATTTAATTGGGTTTGCAGACATAGTGCAGAGAGTGTTGGAGGAAATTTAAGTATGCACAAGCAGAAGAGAACAATGGTTAAGAGTCTGaagacatatttaaattttcatggACTGACTAAGCTaccttgtttgaatttttttttttttgacaaagagaaaatcagtgagagagacaagaacagacagaaaaaagggagagagatgaaaaagatcaattatttgttgcagctccttagtggTTCAGTCATTgttatctcatatgtgccttgaccggggagatacagcagagtgagtgactccttgctcaagccagcaaccttgggctcaagccagagatcttgggcctcaagccagagacatttgggcttaagtcagcaaccacggggtcatgtctatgatcctatgctcaagattttaggtttcatttctttaaccctgccagtaagtctcgtTTCAGGGCTCACAGCAGATGACCAActgcaaaggaatgtctgatgtcacgatcagagaagtcctggatgattgaaaGCTGCTAGAAGTTAAACATACTCAAAGTTCCATAAAAGACCATCCTTTGTCTAGCAGCCAATTGGGCTAATGCCCCACAGcccttcctactc from Saccopteryx leptura isolate mSacLep1 chromosome X, mSacLep1_pri_phased_curated, whole genome shotgun sequence includes:
- the LOC136386159 gene encoding PWWP domain-containing DNA repair factor 4-like, with amino-acid sequence MEPEHVLCNWKGLIWPAKVLSKSRTSPKIKPYSLQVQILSVGKKIKVKSRAVAVLDESQIESIASSRVTQSKTSIPPGEGVVYRRALTLALDILKERANLGPTRASDDPETTTVSQKGPQKQPQKQDQKPKGNSPRSFGKRKDPKSLLVGSEGEDVPNGDKSQVHTSFAPVPREAQVQPSQKSSMCSNFPSLSENDHEEESKEKTENTCTSRAMSWHCTVKRDIAVAEGGGIPLSLPPGFMDTLPRALKGNSPRDTFPKTLAVSSEFSAFTRNSENPGEGAWKPGTGGAATSSNAPYLKPHYSLDLTSKVRKQWAPEFQKEWQKLQPVVRLTPIDPATIIRKDVANVAGQLTSVAFPQEPCPIERGTIVWFKFQNYPFWPSVVKSVSHTEQTARVLLIEANMHREKSGIQVPLRRLKHLDCKEKEKLMNRGRKLYKQSVNWCFSLISHYREGLGCGSFVGSFLDYYAADISYPIRKAIQEGFLEVDFPKVNYTELEDSEEESSPDGRRPCKKILPDRMKAAWARENQKLVDFIVKRKGADHHLLDIVKGRKQSKWLVSFLNSSMYVICVETYLEDDDQLNVVVRHLQEIYKQIDKNRLTLTRDDKVSFVLEVLLPEAMICSIAALDGLDYSKAEEKYLRGPPVHYREKELFDKNILKKIRKRSAVRSRAK